The sequence ATGCTCAGGTCGATCATTTGATCGAAAACCGGCAAACCACTCAAGGCCGCCGCCTGCGCATCCCTTTCCTATATCCACAATGTCAAAGAGCACTCCTCCGGAGAGGAGAGACAACGAAACCCTGTTCCGCCGAAGGGCGGCACTGGAAGATCCGCGTCTATGGAAACCGCTGCGGCGACGAACGCCTTGCGAAACCCGAATATAGGCGAGGCCGTCGGTGAATGCAAGCCCCTGAAGAAGAGACACGCGTTCGCGTCGGCGCCGCGAAGTGGGCCGGTGTATAGAACCTCCCGCAGAACCCTGTCAACAGCGAAAAAGCCTGACAGGTCATCTGATCGATGGCACAATATATAGCATAATTACGGTCTATAAAAACATTCTGTGGGGTTTGCTCGGGCGTCCCGAACTTTCCTTACGGAAATCAGGCAAAGGACGAAAGCACATGCGCGACGGGCACCCTCCATTGGCAAGATTCGGTTCCGTTCCGAAGCTGCTCCTTGCCGCCGCCCTGACGGTCGCGCTCGGTGCCTGCAACGGCGTCACTCTTCCCTCTTTCGGTCAGGCCGGCAGCTCTGACGGGCAGGCGAAGAAGGACGGGCTCGGGTCGAGCTCGCAGCAGAACCGGGACGAGGGACCGAAATTCGCGGAGTTCCGGGATGTTCCCATCCCCGTCAATGCCGATATCGATTTCGACAATCTGCTTGTGCTCGGCGCCGAGGACGGCTGGATCGGCCGGCTCGCGCTGACCGTCGGCCACAAGATGCCGGACATGTATGCCTTCTACGAGCGCGAGATGCCGCGATTCGGCTGGCGCAAGATCACCAGCGTCCGCTCCGCGATCAGCACCATGACATATAGCCGCGGCGACCGGATCGCGACGGTCACGCTCTCGAGCCGGACCGTCGGCGGCACGGCGATCGACTTCACCGTCGCCCCGGCCAACCCGCTGGCGGAAAAGACCTGAGCGCAGCTCCGAACCGGCAGAGTCAGAGAATTCCGAGGCGGCGCAGTTCCTCCTGCATCTCGGACGGCATGTCGCCGTCGACGCCGCCACCCGAATCGTAAAGATCCTGCGGCGCGTCCGCCTCGTCGAGGTAGCGCCAGCCCTGGAAGGCGCGGTGCCGGCGGGGGACGACGCGGACGACATCCAGATCCATTACGATGCCGCAGCGCGGCCGTCCGTCCTCGCTCTCGATTTCCTCCAGCCGGAGGATTCGCTGACGTGCCCGCACCTGCCCCTTGATCACCCAGTAAAGCGACCCGCCTTCGAGAATCTCGTCCGCCCGGCGCGGAAAGGACCGCGTGCGGTGCGTGCTGCAGGGCTCCGTTCCCGTCGACTCGGCCCGGGCGCGCTGTTCGGCGCGGTACTGCTCGAGTTCTTCCACGGTTTCGATCCCGACGCAGAGCTTGATCAGGTTGAGCGGCATGGCTGGTTCCCCGCCCGGCCTAGTCGAACATGCCGAGCAGCCACCACCAGGCGAAATCCAGCGGCAGGATGACGAGCACGGACAGCAGCGCCAGCGCGAGGCAGGACCGCGCGCCCGCCGCCAGCGGAACGTTGCCGAGCTGCATGCCGATCACGAAAGGCGGGACCTGATAGGGCATGATCACGGTCGAGAAGCCGACCACGATCAGATTCATCACATGGAAGAGCGGAAAGCCGCTCGCCTCGGAAAGGTCGCCTGCCAGCGGGGCCAGAACGGCCGGCACCGCCGGCATGGTCGAGATCATGCCGAGAAATGTGCCAAGCCCGGCGATTACCGCGAAGGCTTCGGCCGGATTGCCCGGTTGCAGCCCTTCGGCCGCGATCAGCTGCGCGCCGACCCAGGTTCCGAGACCGGACTGCGCGACCAGCGCCCCGACGGCAAGAATGCCGGCGATATAGATCAGCGGATTGAGCGAGATCTTCTGCCGGTAGACATCCGCCGAGACCAATCCCGTCACCGGCAGAAGGCAGAGCAGTCCGGCACCGAGGGAGATCCAGGCCGGCGAAATGCCGTGTACCGCATCCGTCGCCCAGAGCACCAGCGCGACGGCGAGGTAAAGCGCCATCTTCTTCTCGGGCAGGCTCATGCCAGCCCAGGTAGGTCCCGTCTCGCTTGTCTCCTCGGCCTTCGGTTTCGCCTCCTCGCCGAACATCCAGGTGAGGAAGAAGGCGATGATCACCGCCTTCACCCCGCCCAGCACCGGGAAGTGCAGCAGCAGATAGTCGAAATAGCGGATCACCACGCCGTGGGAGGTCTCGGCGGCGCCGACCAGCACGTTGTTCGGAACGTTCGCCGGTAGCACGCCGACGGAGCAGAGATAGGAGGTGAGAATCATCGCCAGCACCATACCGTGCCGACCTTTCGTGCCATCCGCATATCCGAGCCGCTCGGCGAGCGCGAGGACGATCGGCATCAGCAGCACGATGCGCGACAGCGTCGACGGCATCAGGAAGATCAGCACCACCGAGACCGTGACGATGCCCGCGATCACCGCGCCGTAGCCGCCGGAGATCCGTGCCGTGATCGCCCGCGCCAATCGCTTGCCGAGCCCGGTGACGTCGACCGCGGCGCCGATGATCAGGCCGCCGAAGACGAGCCAGAAGGCGCCGGAGGCGAAGCCGGAAAACACCGTCGGCGCCGGTGCGATGGAGAAGACCATGGCGAGGAAGAAGAGCAGCATCGCCACCAGGTGCTCGGCGATCGCGCCCGTCGCCCAGAGGCCGATGCAGAGCACCACAAGGGCGCCGGACGGAGCCGCGCCCGGAGGCATGCCCGCCGGCGGGAGGAAGGCAAGCCAGGCGCTGAGCGCCAGGACCGGCAACAGGATCAGGTGGCGGGGCTGGAAACTCGGCATCAGCGGAAACTATCCAACTCGTGTCACGGGATGTCTGGGAACCGGCTCTGCCGCCGGTCCCGCGCCGGTGGCTCAGCCCTCTGCGGCCTTCTCGAAGAGCAGCAGATCCGCGCCCTCCTCGACCTGATCGCCGGCCGCGAAATGAAGCGCCGCGACCACGCCATCATCCGGCGCCCTGATCACATGCTCCATCTTCATCGCCTCGAGCACCATCAGCGGATCGCCCTTGGCGACCTGCGCGCCCGCGGTGACCTGTACCGCGATCAGCTTGCCGGGCATCGGCGCTGAGACATGGCCCGAATCCTCACCCGCATCGGCGCCGGAGGCCAGTGCGGATTTCAAAAGATAGCGGTGCGCCGCGCCGTTCGAAAAGAGTGTCACGCTGTCGCCGTCCGCCCGCACCTCGCCGTCGAACGGCACGCCGTCGACCCGAACCCGCAGGTCGTCCCGATCGCTTTCGACACGAACGAGAACGGGATCGCTGTCTCCCTCAAAGCGGCAGCCAGCGGCATCGAGGCGGTATTCCAGCAGGATTTCCGCGCCCCCGGAGAGAAGCGTCATCCGATGCAACGGCGAGTCGTTCAGACGCCAGCCATGGGCCAGCGCCCAAGGCGAGAACGGATCCCGGCTCCGGCGCGCGGCCTCGAGCGCCCTGAGCCGCTGCGACTCGAGCAGAGCGGCGGCGGCGATCCGATGCAGCATCGACGGGTCACCCGCCTCCGCCCGCAGATCTTCCCCGTAGCGTTCGATGAAACGTGTATCCACCTCGCCTGCGAGGAAGGCCGGGTGCTCGACGATCCGCTTCAGATAGCCGGCATTGTTCGCGAGACCGCCGATCCGGGTCGTGCCGAGCGCGCGGGCCAGCAGGCGCAGCGCCTCCGTCCGGTCCGCGCCATAGGCAATCAGCTTGGCGATCATCGGATCGTAATGCACCGAGACCGAGTCGCCCTCGACGACACCGCTATCAATGCGAATCCCGGTTCCCGCCCCGGGAAAGCCGAGCCTGCTCAGGGTCCCGGTCTGCGGCAGGAAATCGCGCGCCGGGTCCTCGGCATAGAGCCGGACCTCGACCGCATGGCCCTCGCGCCGGATCTCCTCCTGGGAGAGCGGCAGGGGATGTCCCTCGGCCACGCGAAGCTGCCAAGCCACAAGGTCCTGCCCGGTGATCATCTCCGTTACCGGGTGCTCGACCTGCAGGCGGGTGTTCATCTCCATGAAATAGAAGCCGCCGCCCTCGTCCATGATGAACTCGACGGTGCCGGCGCCGACATAGTCGATCGCCTTCGCCGCATTCACCGCGGCCTCCGCCATCGCGGCGCGGACCTCTTCGGCAAGGCCCGGCGCAGGCGCCTCCTCCACCACCTTCTGATGACGGCGCTGCACCGAGCAGTCGCGCTCGAAGAGATGAACCACATTGCCAAGCCGGTCGGCGAAGACCTGCATTTCGACATGGCGCGGGCGGGTCAGGTATTTCTCGATCAGCAGCCGGTCGTCGCCGAATGCCGCCGCCGCTTCGCGCTTCGCTGCGGCGATCGCCGATTCGAGATCCTTCTCCGCCTCGACCACACGCATGCCCTTGCCGCCACCGCCGGCGCTCGCCTTCAGCAGAACGGGAAAGCCGATCTCCTCGGCAGCCTTCTTCAGCACCGCGAGGTCCTGATCCTCGCCATGATAGCCAGGCACCAGCGGCACGCCGGCCTTCGACATGATTTCCTTGGCGGCCGCCTTCGAGCCCATCGCCTCGATCGCCGGGACGTCCGGGCCGACAAAGATGATCCCGGCCTCGGCGCAGGCCTTCGCGAAAGCCGCATTCTCGGAGAGAAACCCGTAACCGGGATGGATCGCCTCCGCGCCGGCGCGCTTCGCGGTCTCGATCAGGCGCGGGATGTCGAGATAGGACTTCGCCGCCTCCGCCGGACCGATCGGATAAGCGGTGTCCGCCGTCTTTACGTGAAGCGCGTCCGCATCCGCCTCCGAATAGACGGCGACAGTGCGGATTCCGAGGCCCTTCGCGGTCCTCGCGATACGGCAGGCGATCTCGCCCCGGTTGGCGATCAGCAGGGTGCGGATGGTCCGGACGCCGCTCATCTGGAGATCCAGTTCGGTTTGCGTTTCTCGAGAAAGGCCGAGAGCCCTTCCCGTCCCTCGCTGGAGGCGCGCTGTTGAGCGATCCGCTGCGCGGTTTCCCGGCGCGTGGTGTCGTCCAGTTCGCGCCCGGCGATCTCGCGGAGCAGCGCCTTCGAGGCACGCACCGCGTCCGGACCGGATTTCAGGATCTCGCCGACCATGTTGTCGACTGCGGCATCAAGTTCATCCTGCGGGCAGACCTCATGGACGATGCCGATACGCTGCGCCTCCGCCGCCCCGATCCGCTCGCCGGTCTGAAACCAGCGATGCGCTTCCCTCACGCCGATGGCCTGGATCACGTAAGGGCTGATCACGCCCGGAATGATCCCGAGCCGCACCTCGGAAAGGGCGAAGCTCGCATTTTCCGAAGCAACGGCGACGTCGCAGCAGGTGCAAAGTCCGAAACCGCCGCCCATCGCCGCTCCGTTCACCTTGGCAATAGTCGTCATGGGCAGGCTGTAGAGCGCGTCCATCATGTTCGAGAAACGCATCGCGTCCTCGAAATTGTCGTGCTCCGTATGCTCCGCCGCGCGCTTCATCCAGTTGAGGTCGCCGCCCGCCGAGAAGCTGGTTCCGGCGCCGGTCAGAACCAGCACGCGGACGTCGCCGCGCCCGGCCATGGCACGGAACAGCGCGTGCAGGTCCTTGATGAGAACCTCGTCAAAGGCGTTATGGATTTCGGGCCGGTTGAGCGTGACGGTCACCACGCCTGCATCGTCCTCGACGAAGAGGCTTTCCGGCCTCTGCAATCTGTATTCGGTCTGCATGAGCCTACATTCTGAAAATGCCGAATTTCGTCGGCTCGATCTCGCGGTTCAGCGAGGCGGAAATGGATAGCCCGAGCACGGTGCGGGTGTCGGCTGGATCGATGATGCCGTCGTCCCAGAGCCGGGCGCTCGCGTAATAGGGATGGCCCTGGGTCTCGTACTGCTCGCGGATCGGCGCCTTGAAAGCCTCTTCCTCGGCTTCCGGCCAGCTCTCGCCCTTGGCCTCGAGCCCGTCGCGGCGCACCTGGGCCAATACGTTCGCCGCCTGCTCGCCGCCCATGACCGAGATCCGGGCGTTCGGCCACATATAGAGCATGCGCGGCGAATAGGCTCGCCCGCACATGCCGTAATTGCCCGCCCCGAAGGAGCCGCCGATGATCACGGTGAATTTCGGCACCCTGGCGGAAGCGACGGCCGTCACCAGCTTGGCGCCGTCCTTGGCGATCCCGCCGGACTCGTATTTCCGCCCGACCATGAAGCCGGTGATGTTCTGCAGGAAGACGAGCGGGATGCCGCGCTGGCAGCAGAGCTCGACGAAATGCGCGCCTTTAAGGGATGATTCTGAGAAGAGGATGCCGTTGTTGGCGACGATGCCGACCGGATAGCCCCAGAGATGGGCGAAGCCGGTGACCAGCGTGGTGCCGTAGAGCGGCTTGAACTCGTCGAACTCCGAGCCGTCGACGATGCGGGCGATGATTTCGCGCACGTCGAAGGGCTTGCGGCTGTCCTCGGAAACGACACCGTAGATCTCTTCCGCGTCATAGAGTGGCTCGACCGGCTCGCGGACAGCGATGTTGGGGTTTTTCACCCGGTTCAGGTTGCCGACGATCCGCCGGGCGATGCCGAGCGCGTGGGTGTCGTCATTGGCGATATGGTCGGTGACGCCGGAGATGCGGGAATGCACGTCGGCGCCGCCGAGATCCTCCGCGCTCACCACCTCGCCGGTCGCGGCCTTCACCAGCGGCGGTCCGCCGAGAAAGATGGTGCCCTGCTCCTTCACGATGATGCTTTCGTCGGACATCGCCGGGACATAGGCGCCGCCAGCCGTACAGGACCCCATCACCACCGCGATCTGCGGGATGCCGTCGGCCGACATGTTGGCCTGGTTGTAGAAGATCCGGCCAAAATGGTCCCGGTCCGGGAAGACCTCGTCCTGGGCCGGCAGGAAGGCGCCGCCGGAATCGACCAGATAGATGCAGGGCAGACGGTTCTGCCAGGCGATTTCCTGGGCGCGGAGATGCTTCTTCACCGTCATCGGGAAATAGGTGCCGCCCTTCACCGTCGCATCGTTGGCGATGATCATCACCTCCTGCCCCATGACCCGGCCGATACCGGTCAGGATCCCCGCCGACGCGATGTCTCCGGAATACATGCCGTGCGCCGCGAGTTGGGAAAGCTCGAGCCAGGGTGCGCCCGGATCGAGCAGCGTGCGGATCCGTTCGCGTGGCAACAGCTTGCCGCGCGCGACGTGACGCTCACGGCTGGACGCGCCGCCGCCTTCCTTGGCGACCGCGATCTGCGCCTGCAGGTCGGCGACCAGCGCGCGCATGTGGTCCGCGTTGCGACGGAAAGTTTCGTCACGGCTGCTGAGCGCCGAAGTGAGAACGGTCATCTGAAAGATCCTACCAGCCGCCGGTGCTGAGCCAGTGTTCGATATGGTCGATCCGGTCCGCGCCCCAGAAGGGTTCGCCGTCGACGATGAAGAACGGCGCGCCGCAGACGCCGGCGGCGATCGAGGCGTCGACTTCCATCTTCAGCTTTTCCTTCACCTCCGGATCGTTCAGAGCCGCCTTCAGCTCGTCGGCATCGACGCCGCAATCCGCTGCGATTTCGAGCACGGCTTCGGCGCTGTTGATCGCCTTCGCTTCCTGGAACGCTGCGTTGAACAAGGCGAGCGCAACCTTCTGCGCCAGTGCTTCGTCCTTGCCTTTCAGCCACCAAACGGCGCGCGCCGCGGCGACGGAGAGGAACGGGAAGCTTTCCGGCATTTCCATCGGCAGGCCCATCAGGCGGGCGCAGCGGGCGAGGTCCCGGCGGGCATATTCGCCCTTCAGCGGCTGGTCCATCAGCGGCTTGTTGCCGTTCAGTTTGAAGACCGCGCCGAGCAGCGTCGGCCGCCAGTCGACCTCGCGGTTGTAGAGCTTGGCGACGTCGTTGATCTTGTTCGCCGCCAGATAGGCGAAGGGCGAGGAGAAATCGAAATAGAAGAGGATAGGGTCTCCGCCCGTTTCGCTGTCGGTCATTGTTTCGCTCCCTTGTCTCCGGCCCCGCTCACCACAGCAGCGCGGTCCCGTCGTAATTGTAGAAACACCCGTTATCCGAGGCCGTCGCTCCGTCGAGTACGGATTTGATTCCGGCCGCGCTCTCGGTCGGAAGAACCGGCGCCGACGGACCGCCCATGTCGGTGCGGACATGGCCCGGATGGAACATCACGGCGACCAGGCCCTTCGCGCCGAATTCCATCGAGAGGCATTTGACGGCCATGTTCAGCGCCGTCTTGGAGGAGCGGTACATGTACGAGCCGCCCTTGCATTCGGCGATGGAGCCCATTTTCGAGCTGATGAAACCCATCTGCTTGCGCTCGCTCGCCAGCACGTTTTCCATCAGGACGTCACATACCCGCATCGGGCCGAAGACATTCGCGTCCATCGTCTTCGCCCAATTGTCGTAATCGATCTCCGCCAGGGTTCCGCCCCGGTAGTTGACGCCGGCATTGTTCAGCAGAAGGTCGATCTTGCGGCCCTGAAGCGTCTTCCCCAGCGCCGCGACGCTCGCGGCGTCAGTCACGTCGAGCGCATGGATCTCGACCCCGCCGACGGCTTTCAGCTCGGAGGCCGCGTCAGGTTGGCGGCAGGTGCCGATGACGTCCCAGCCATCCGCCGCATAAGCCCGGGCAAGCTCGAGGCCGATACCCCGGTTGGCACCCGTGATCAGAACTGTCGGCATTTCGCATCTCCCTCAGCGTTCGTTGCCCTGCGGCCGATAGACGGTCTTTGCCGTCACCTCGACCTCGACGCGCATCTGTTCTTCGGCCAGATCGCAGATGATCGTCGTGTTCGCCGGCCGAGCGGCGTCGCAATATTTCTTGATGATCGGTTTGATCCGGTCGAACTCCTCCCGGCTGGCGACATAGACCCGGACCCGCAGCAGGTTGTCCAGATGGCTGTCCGCCTGTACCAGGGCACGCTGGATGTTGTGGAAGCAGAGCTCTGCCTGCTCCTCGACGCTATCCGGGAAACTCATGGTCTCCGGATTGAAGCCCGTGGTCCCCGAGACATGGACCATGTTGCCGTCGACGACGGCGCGGGCGTAACCAGCCATCTCCTCGAAGGGCGACCCGGAATAAATACGTCTGCCGATCATGTGCTCTCCCTCGCGGTACGGCTCCTGCGGCCGTTACCGTCTCTCTCCGACGGTGACGTGGCAACCCTCGACATGATCATCGACCATACCCATGGCCTGCATGAATGCGTAACAGGTGGTCGGGCCGACAAAGCTCCAGCCGCGTTTCTTCAGGTCCTTGGAGAGTGCTGTCGATTCCGGTGACATCGTGATCTGCCGAAGTGCGGCATAGTCGAGCCGCTGGAGGCCGCGGTCCTGCGCCCGAAACTGCCAGACGTAGTCGGAGAGCGAACCCTCCTTCTCGATCAGCTCGATCGCGCGGCGCGCGTTGTTGATCGTCGAGACGATCTTGCCACGGTGCCGGATGATGCCGGCATCCTGCACGCAGCGCTCGATATCGGCCTCCCCGAACGCGGCCACCTTCTCGATCTCGAAATTTGCGAAGGCCGCTCGGAAGTTCTCCCGCTTGCGCAGGATGGTCAGCCAGGAGAGACCGGACTGGAAGCCCTCGAGGCAAATCTTCTCGATCAGGGTTCGGTCGTCCCGAACCCGTTGCCCCCATTCCGTGTCGTGATAGTGCCGGTAAAGATCGTCGCCGGCGCACCACCAGCAGCGGGGCTTGCCGTCCGCTTCCCGGACCAGGCCGTTCTCGTGTTCGATGGCCACGCGGCCCTCCCCGTCAGGCGGTTTCCTTGAACAGCTCGCGGCCGATCAGCATGCGCCGGATCTCACTGGTTCCCGCGCCGATCTCGTAGAGCTTGGCGTCGCGCAGCAGGCGGCCCGTCGCGGTCTCGTTGATGTAGCCCGTACCGCCGAGGCACTGGATCGCTTCCAGCGCCATCCAGGTCGCCTTTTCCGCCGCGTAAAGAATCGCGCCGGCCGCGTCCTTGCGGGTCACCTCGCCACGGTCGCAGGCCTTGGCGACCGCATAGACATAGGCCTTTGCAGAATTCATCGTCACATACATGTCGGCGATCTTGCCCTGCATGAGCTGGAACTCGCCGATCGGCTTGCCGAACTGCTTGCGCTCGTGGATGTAGGGCACGACGATGTCCATGCAGGCCTGCATGATGCCGAGCGATCCGGCGGCCAGCACCGCGCGCTCGTAGTCGAGACCGCTCATCAGCACCCGGACGCCGCCGTTCAGCTTGCCGAGAACGTTCTCCTCCGGCACCTCGCAATCCTCGAACACCAGCTCACAGGTGTTCGAGCCGCGCATGCCGAGCTTGTCCAGCTTCTGCGCCGTAGAGAACCCCTTGAAGCCCTTCTCGATCAGAAAGGCGGTGATCCCGTGCTGATGCGCGTCCGGATCGGTCTTGGCGTAGACCACCAGCGTGTCGGCATCGGGACCGTTGGTGATCCACATCTTGTTGCCGTTGAGGACGTAGCGGTCGCCTTTCTTCACGGCGCGCAATTTCATCGAAACCACGTCTGAACCGGCGCCGGGCTCGCTCATCGCCAGCGCGCCAACATTCTCGCCCGAGATCAGCTTCGGCAGGTACTTCCGCCTCTGCGCCTCCGTGCCGTTGAGGCGGATCTGGTTGACGCAGAGATTGGAGTGGGCGCCGTAGCTGAGCCCGACCGAGGCGGACGCACGGCTGATCTCCTCCATAGCGACGGAATGTTCGAGATAGCCCATGCCCGCGCCGCCATATTCCTCGTCGACCGTGACGCCGAGCACGCCGAGAGCACCGAGCTTCGGCCAGAGATCCATCGGGAACTCGTTCGTCCGATCGATCTCCGCGGCGCGCGGCGCGATTTCGTCCGCCGAGAAAGAGCGTACCGCATCGCGCAGCATGTCGGCGGTCTCGCCCAGATCGTAATTCAGGGACGGAATATCGTTCGGGATCATCCTCTGTTTCCTCCGCTACGGATCTTTGTCCGCTCAGTAGACATTGGGGCCGTCGTCGCGGCCATGCATCAGCATCAGGGTACCGAGGGCGGTGGCGACCAGCTTCTCGACCCCGCCTTTCTCGACATGAATATCGGCCTGGCAGACCACCAGCGAACGCCCGGGACGGACGACCTTCGCCCGCGCAACCAGCCGCTCCCCGTCGCCGGGCGAAACGATGTTCATCTTGTATTCGACGGTGAGGATGCTGGCATCGGCGGGGGCGAGCGTAAAGGCGGCATAGCCGCAGACATTGTCCGCCAGCGTTCCGATCACGCCGCCATGGAAGAAGCCGTGCTGCTGGGTCAGCTCCTCGCGGTACGGCAGTACGATCTCGCAGCTTCCGGCCTCCACCGCCGTAAGTTCGGCGCCGATATGCGTCATGAAGGCTTGCCGGGCGAAACTCTCGCGCACGCGGGCGGCGAAGTCGGGGTTGGGGGTGCGGAGCGCGTTCATGATTTTCTCAT is a genomic window of Nisaea sediminum containing:
- a CDS encoding DUF1489 family protein — its product is MPLNLIKLCVGIETVEELEQYRAEQRARAESTGTEPCSTHRTRSFPRRADEILEGGSLYWVIKGQVRARQRILRLEEIESEDGRPRCGIVMDLDVVRVVPRRHRAFQGWRYLDEADAPQDLYDSGGGVDGDMPSEMQEELRRLGIL
- a CDS encoding SLC13 family permease, encoding MPSFQPRHLILLPVLALSAWLAFLPPAGMPPGAAPSGALVVLCIGLWATGAIAEHLVAMLLFFLAMVFSIAPAPTVFSGFASGAFWLVFGGLIIGAAVDVTGLGKRLARAITARISGGYGAVIAGIVTVSVVLIFLMPSTLSRIVLLMPIVLALAERLGYADGTKGRHGMVLAMILTSYLCSVGVLPANVPNNVLVGAAETSHGVVIRYFDYLLLHFPVLGGVKAVIIAFFLTWMFGEEAKPKAEETSETGPTWAGMSLPEKKMALYLAVALVLWATDAVHGISPAWISLGAGLLCLLPVTGLVSADVYRQKISLNPLIYIAGILAVGALVAQSGLGTWVGAQLIAAEGLQPGNPAEAFAVIAGLGTFLGMISTMPAVPAVLAPLAGDLSEASGFPLFHVMNLIVVGFSTVIMPYQVPPFVIGMQLGNVPLAAGARSCLALALLSVLVILPLDFAWWWLLGMFD
- a CDS encoding acetyl/propionyl/methylcrotonyl-CoA carboxylase subunit alpha — its product is MSGVRTIRTLLIANRGEIACRIARTAKGLGIRTVAVYSEADADALHVKTADTAYPIGPAEAAKSYLDIPRLIETAKRAGAEAIHPGYGFLSENAAFAKACAEAGIIFVGPDVPAIEAMGSKAAAKEIMSKAGVPLVPGYHGEDQDLAVLKKAAEEIGFPVLLKASAGGGGKGMRVVEAEKDLESAIAAAKREAAAAFGDDRLLIEKYLTRPRHVEMQVFADRLGNVVHLFERDCSVQRRHQKVVEEAPAPGLAEEVRAAMAEAAVNAAKAIDYVGAGTVEFIMDEGGGFYFMEMNTRLQVEHPVTEMITGQDLVAWQLRVAEGHPLPLSQEEIRREGHAVEVRLYAEDPARDFLPQTGTLSRLGFPGAGTGIRIDSGVVEGDSVSVHYDPMIAKLIAYGADRTEALRLLARALGTTRIGGLANNAGYLKRIVEHPAFLAGEVDTRFIERYGEDLRAEAGDPSMLHRIAAAALLESQRLRALEAARRSRDPFSPWALAHGWRLNDSPLHRMTLLSGGAEILLEYRLDAAGCRFEGDSDPVLVRVESDRDDLRVRVDGVPFDGEVRADGDSVTLFSNGAAHRYLLKSALASGADAGEDSGHVSAPMPGKLIAVQVTAGAQVAKGDPLMVLEAMKMEHVIRAPDDGVVAALHFAAGDQVEEGADLLLFEKAAEG
- a CDS encoding enoyl-CoA hydratase/isomerase family protein; the protein is MQTEYRLQRPESLFVEDDAGVVTVTLNRPEIHNAFDEVLIKDLHALFRAMAGRGDVRVLVLTGAGTSFSAGGDLNWMKRAAEHTEHDNFEDAMRFSNMMDALYSLPMTTIAKVNGAAMGGGFGLCTCCDVAVASENASFALSEVRLGIIPGVISPYVIQAIGVREAHRWFQTGERIGAAEAQRIGIVHEVCPQDELDAAVDNMVGEILKSGPDAVRASKALLREIAGRELDDTTRRETAQRIAQQRASSEGREGLSAFLEKRKPNWISR
- a CDS encoding carboxyl transferase domain-containing protein, encoding MTVLTSALSSRDETFRRNADHMRALVADLQAQIAVAKEGGGASSRERHVARGKLLPRERIRTLLDPGAPWLELSQLAAHGMYSGDIASAGILTGIGRVMGQEVMIIANDATVKGGTYFPMTVKKHLRAQEIAWQNRLPCIYLVDSGGAFLPAQDEVFPDRDHFGRIFYNQANMSADGIPQIAVVMGSCTAGGAYVPAMSDESIIVKEQGTIFLGGPPLVKAATGEVVSAEDLGGADVHSRISGVTDHIANDDTHALGIARRIVGNLNRVKNPNIAVREPVEPLYDAEEIYGVVSEDSRKPFDVREIIARIVDGSEFDEFKPLYGTTLVTGFAHLWGYPVGIVANNGILFSESSLKGAHFVELCCQRGIPLVFLQNITGFMVGRKYESGGIAKDGAKLVTAVASARVPKFTVIIGGSFGAGNYGMCGRAYSPRMLYMWPNARISVMGGEQAANVLAQVRRDGLEAKGESWPEAEEEAFKAPIREQYETQGHPYYASARLWDDGIIDPADTRTVLGLSISASLNREIEPTKFGIFRM
- a CDS encoding 2-hydroxychromene-2-carboxylate isomerase encodes the protein MTDSETGGDPILFYFDFSSPFAYLAANKINDVAKLYNREVDWRPTLLGAVFKLNGNKPLMDQPLKGEYARRDLARCARLMGLPMEMPESFPFLSVAAARAVWWLKGKDEALAQKVALALFNAAFQEAKAINSAEAVLEIAADCGVDADELKAALNDPEVKEKLKMEVDASIAAGVCGAPFFIVDGEPFWGADRIDHIEHWLSTGGW
- a CDS encoding SDR family oxidoreductase, encoding MPTVLITGANRGIGLELARAYAADGWDVIGTCRQPDAASELKAVGGVEIHALDVTDAASVAALGKTLQGRKIDLLLNNAGVNYRGGTLAEIDYDNWAKTMDANVFGPMRVCDVLMENVLASERKQMGFISSKMGSIAECKGGSYMYRSSKTALNMAVKCLSMEFGAKGLVAVMFHPGHVRTDMGGPSAPVLPTESAAGIKSVLDGATASDNGCFYNYDGTALLW
- a CDS encoding RidA family protein, giving the protein MIGRRIYSGSPFEEMAGYARAVVDGNMVHVSGTTGFNPETMSFPDSVEEQAELCFHNIQRALVQADSHLDNLLRVRVYVASREEFDRIKPIIKKYCDAARPANTTIICDLAEEQMRVEVEVTAKTVYRPQGNER
- a CDS encoding DNA-3-methyladenine glycosylase I, translated to MAIEHENGLVREADGKPRCWWCAGDDLYRHYHDTEWGQRVRDDRTLIEKICLEGFQSGLSWLTILRKRENFRAAFANFEIEKVAAFGEADIERCVQDAGIIRHRGKIVSTINNARRAIELIEKEGSLSDYVWQFRAQDRGLQRLDYAALRQITMSPESTALSKDLKKRGWSFVGPTTCYAFMQAMGMVDDHVEGCHVTVGERR
- a CDS encoding isovaleryl-CoA dehydrogenase, whose protein sequence is MIPNDIPSLNYDLGETADMLRDAVRSFSADEIAPRAAEIDRTNEFPMDLWPKLGALGVLGVTVDEEYGGAGMGYLEHSVAMEEISRASASVGLSYGAHSNLCVNQIRLNGTEAQRRKYLPKLISGENVGALAMSEPGAGSDVVSMKLRAVKKGDRYVLNGNKMWITNGPDADTLVVYAKTDPDAHQHGITAFLIEKGFKGFSTAQKLDKLGMRGSNTCELVFEDCEVPEENVLGKLNGGVRVLMSGLDYERAVLAAGSLGIMQACMDIVVPYIHERKQFGKPIGEFQLMQGKIADMYVTMNSAKAYVYAVAKACDRGEVTRKDAAGAILYAAEKATWMALEAIQCLGGTGYINETATGRLLRDAKLYEIGAGTSEIRRMLIGRELFKETA
- a CDS encoding PaaI family thioesterase → MNALRTPNPDFAARVRESFARQAFMTHIGAELTAVEAGSCEIVLPYREELTQQHGFFHGGVIGTLADNVCGYAAFTLAPADASILTVEYKMNIVSPGDGERLVARAKVVRPGRSLVVCQADIHVEKGGVEKLVATALGTLMLMHGRDDGPNVY